Proteins found in one Halobaculum sp. MBLA0147 genomic segment:
- a CDS encoding signal recognition particle protein Srp54 has protein sequence MVLDNLGSSLRDSLDDLRGKSRIDEEDVENVVREIQRSLLSADVETDLVMQLSGDIEQRALEEEPPGGTTARDHVLRIVYEELVDLVGESTEVPLENQTILLAGLQGSGKTTSAAKMAWWFSKKGLRPAVIQTDTFRPGAYDQAKQMAERAEVSFYGDPDAEDPVQIARDGLEATEEADVHIVDTAGRHALEEDLIAEIEEIERVVDPDRSLLVLDAAIGQGAKDQAQEFERAIGIDGVVVTKLDGTAKGGGALTAVNETGSSIAFLGSGETVQDIERFEPNGFISRLLGMGDLKQLSERVERAMEETQEEDDWDPEDMMEGDFTLVDMRNQMKAMDRMGPLDQVFDMIPGLGGGGLMDQLPDDAMDVTKDRMRNFEVIMDSMTDRELEDPNRIGQDRRERIARGAGVDVERVDELLDQYQMMKRTLEQFQGMGDGDMQRMMQKMQQGGGGGGGGMGGMGPFGD, from the coding sequence ATGGTACTCGACAACCTCGGGAGTTCTCTGCGGGACAGTCTCGACGACCTCCGCGGGAAGTCGCGCATCGACGAGGAGGACGTCGAGAACGTCGTCCGCGAGATCCAGCGGTCCCTGCTGTCGGCGGACGTGGAGACGGACTTGGTGATGCAGTTGTCCGGCGACATCGAACAGCGCGCTCTCGAAGAGGAGCCGCCGGGTGGGACGACCGCACGCGACCACGTCCTCCGGATCGTCTACGAGGAACTGGTCGACCTGGTCGGCGAGTCGACGGAGGTGCCCTTGGAGAACCAGACGATCCTCCTCGCGGGACTCCAGGGGTCGGGGAAGACCACCTCCGCCGCGAAGATGGCGTGGTGGTTCTCGAAGAAGGGGCTCCGCCCGGCCGTGATCCAGACGGACACGTTCCGCCCCGGTGCCTACGACCAGGCCAAGCAGATGGCCGAACGCGCGGAGGTGTCCTTCTACGGCGACCCCGACGCCGAGGACCCCGTCCAGATCGCCCGCGACGGACTCGAGGCGACCGAGGAGGCGGACGTCCACATCGTCGACACCGCGGGGCGACACGCGCTGGAGGAGGACCTGATCGCGGAGATCGAGGAGATCGAACGCGTCGTCGACCCGGACCGCTCGTTGCTCGTGTTGGACGCCGCCATCGGACAGGGAGCGAAAGATCAGGCCCAGGAGTTCGAGCGCGCCATCGGGATCGACGGCGTCGTCGTCACCAAACTCGACGGGACGGCGAAGGGTGGCGGTGCCCTGACGGCCGTCAACGAGACGGGGTCGTCGATCGCCTTCCTCGGCTCTGGCGAGACCGTCCAGGACATCGAGCGGTTCGAGCCGAACGGGTTCATCTCCCGGCTGCTCGGGATGGGGGACCTCAAGCAGCTCTCCGAACGCGTCGAGCGCGCGATGGAAGAGACCCAAGAGGAGGACGACTGGGACCCCGAGGACATGATGGAGGGTGACTTCACCCTCGTCGACATGCGCAACCAGATGAAGGCGATGGACCGCATGGGACCCCTCGACCAGGTGTTCGACATGATCCCTGGGTTGGGCGGCGGCGGGCTGATGGACCAGTTGCCCGACGACGCGATGGACGTGACCAAAGACCGGATGCGGAACTTCGAGGTCATCATGGACTCGATGACGGATCGAGAACTCGAAGACCCAAACCGGATCGGGCAGGACCGCCGTGAGCGCATCGCCCGCGGTGCGGGTGTCGACGTCGAGCGCGTCGACGAACTGCTCGACCAGTACCAGATGATGAAGCGCACCTTGGAGCAGTTCCAGGGGATGGGCGACGGCGACATGCAACGGATGATGCAGAAGATGCAGCAGGGCGGCGGCGGTGGCGGCGGCGGGATGGGCGGGATGGGACCGTTCGGCGACTAA
- a CDS encoding nucleoside recognition protein gives MPTAARRVARIAVLIGLGVFLANLAVEYGAVEKIAGVSRYLTGPANLPDEVGTAILTTAASTTAGYGMLADFRESGRLSDRATLVAVTINTFFGFTQHVFTFYVPVLIPILGPDVGVLYVGTRGGIALGISLVGVLAGAVLLSDGDVDESVTVETESDSDPETDPETAPDGGTEGSDGTDETGEGDEETEPGAVAAAWASTASKLRRIVPRLAAVYLLVTVLAAAELFRSLSAAAGPLAEVTGLPAAAVPVIVVFAFDTTAGAATVAPLIGDTLTVDQAVVTMLLGGIVTFAVSTFKRSIPFQYGIWGASFGSKVIVVNTVLKVVFISAAVVAFLV, from the coding sequence GTGCCGACCGCGGCGCGGCGGGTCGCGCGGATCGCCGTGTTGATCGGACTCGGAGTGTTCCTCGCGAACCTCGCAGTCGAGTACGGTGCCGTCGAGAAGATCGCGGGCGTCTCGCGGTACCTCACCGGCCCCGCGAACCTCCCGGACGAGGTCGGGACGGCGATCCTGACCACCGCCGCCTCGACGACGGCGGGGTACGGGATGCTCGCCGACTTCCGTGAGTCGGGGCGTCTCTCCGACCGAGCGACGCTCGTCGCCGTGACGATCAACACGTTCTTCGGGTTCACGCAGCACGTCTTCACCTTCTACGTCCCAGTGCTGATCCCGATTCTCGGCCCCGACGTGGGCGTGTTGTACGTCGGCACGCGTGGCGGAATCGCACTCGGGATCTCCCTCGTGGGAGTGCTCGCCGGTGCGGTGCTGTTGTCCGACGGCGACGTGGACGAGTCGGTCACCGTCGAGACGGAGTCGGACTCCGATCCGGAGACCGACCCCGAGACGGCACCCGACGGTGGGACGGAGGGGAGCGACGGGACGGACGAGACCGGTGAGGGCGACGAGGAGACGGAGCCGGGGGCAGTCGCCGCCGCGTGGGCGTCGACGGCGAGCAAACTCCGTCGGATCGTCCCGCGGCTGGCGGCCGTCTACCTGCTCGTGACGGTGTTGGCGGCCGCGGAGCTGTTCCGGTCGCTGTCGGCCGCCGCGGGGCCGCTGGCGGAGGTGACGGGACTCCCGGCGGCGGCGGTGCCGGTGATCGTCGTGTTCGCGTTCGACACGACCGCGGGCGCGGCCACCGTCGCGCCGCTGATCGGTGACACACTCACCGTCGACCAGGCGGTCGTGACGATGCTGTTGGGTGGGATCGTCACCTTCGCCGTCTCGACGTTCAAGCGCTCGATCCCGTTCCAGTACGGTATCTGGGGCGCCTCGTTCGGCTCGAAGGTGATCGTCGTCAACACCGTGCTGAAGGTCGTGTTCATTTCGGCGGCCGTGGTCGCGTTCCTGGTGTGA
- the ftsY gene encoding signal recognition particle-docking protein FtsY — translation MFDGLKDKLSSFRDDAAEEVDEKAAEAEAEADADSPAASSGSDDAAGGDTAAETTDDAAAEAEPSEESDDGPGRLKRAKAFATGQVIVEEGDLEDPLWDLEMALLDSDVEMSVAEEILDTIRENMIGETRAQVSTTEELVTEALHDALLDVIAVGQFDFEERIARADKPVTIVFTGVNGVGKTTTIAKLSRYLEARGYSSVMANGDTYRAGANEQIQEHADALDRKLIRHDQGGDPAAVIYDAVEYAEANDVDVVLGDTAGRLHTSNDLMEQLAKIDRVVDPDMTLFVDEAVAGQDAVERAREFDDAAAIDGAILTKADADSSGGAAISIAYVTGKPILFLGTGQGYDHLTRFDPEALVDELLGESDD, via the coding sequence ATGTTCGACGGCCTGAAGGACAAGCTCTCCTCGTTCCGCGACGACGCGGCCGAGGAGGTCGACGAGAAGGCCGCCGAGGCCGAAGCGGAGGCCGACGCCGACTCTCCGGCCGCGAGTTCCGGGAGTGACGACGCCGCGGGCGGCGACACCGCGGCCGAGACGACCGACGACGCGGCTGCCGAGGCGGAGCCGAGCGAGGAGTCGGACGACGGGCCCGGCCGACTCAAGCGCGCGAAGGCGTTCGCGACCGGCCAGGTGATCGTCGAGGAGGGCGACCTGGAGGACCCACTCTGGGACCTCGAGATGGCCCTGTTGGACTCCGACGTGGAGATGAGCGTCGCCGAGGAGATCCTCGACACGATCCGCGAGAACATGATCGGCGAGACCCGCGCACAGGTCTCGACGACGGAGGAGTTGGTGACGGAGGCGCTCCACGACGCCCTGTTGGACGTGATCGCCGTCGGGCAGTTCGACTTCGAGGAGCGGATCGCACGGGCGGACAAGCCCGTGACGATCGTGTTCACCGGCGTCAACGGCGTGGGGAAGACGACGACCATCGCCAAGCTGTCGCGGTACCTCGAGGCCCGCGGCTACTCCTCGGTGATGGCGAACGGCGACACGTACCGTGCGGGCGCGAACGAGCAGATCCAGGAACACGCCGACGCCTTGGACCGGAAGCTGATCCGCCACGACCAGGGTGGTGATCCGGCGGCGGTGATCTACGACGCCGTCGAGTACGCCGAGGCGAACGACGTGGACGTGGTGTTGGGTGACACGGCCGGACGGCTCCACACCTCGAACGACCTGATGGAGCAGTTGGCGAAGATCGACCGCGTCGTCGACCCGGACATGACGCTGTTCGTCGACGAGGCGGTCGCGGGCCAGGACGCCGTCGAACGTGCCCGCGAGTTCGACGACGCGGCGGCCATCGACGGCGCGATCTTGACGAAGGCGGACGCAGACTCCTCGGGCGGTGCGGCGATCTCGATCGCGTACGTCACCGGGAAGCCGATCCTCTTCCTCGGTACCGGCCAGGGGTACGACCACCTGACGCGGTTCGACCCCGAGGCGCTCGTCGACGAACTGCTCGGTGAGAGCGACGACTGA
- the pfdA gene encoding prefoldin subunit alpha — translation MSLGGGGGQQQLQQIGQELEAIEAEIDELDDEIADVRQEQSEIDEAIEAIQTLESGSTVQVPLGGGAYLRAEIQDIDEVVVSLGGGYAAEQEQDDAVDALERKRDSLDDRIDDLRSEKGELEAESDELEERAQQMQQQLQQQQMQQMQQMQDDDE, via the coding sequence ATGAGTCTCGGTGGTGGCGGTGGGCAACAGCAGCTCCAGCAGATCGGGCAGGAACTCGAGGCCATCGAAGCGGAGATCGACGAACTCGACGACGAGATCGCCGACGTGCGCCAGGAACAGTCGGAGATCGACGAGGCGATCGAGGCGATCCAGACGCTCGAGTCCGGCTCGACGGTGCAGGTGCCGCTGGGCGGCGGCGCGTACCTCCGCGCCGAGATCCAGGACATCGACGAGGTCGTCGTCTCGCTGGGTGGCGGCTACGCGGCCGAGCAGGAACAGGACGACGCCGTCGACGCGCTGGAACGGAAACGCGACTCGCTCGACGACCGGATCGACGACCTCCGCTCGGAGAAGGGTGAGCTGGAGGCCGAGTCCGACGAACTCGAGGAGCGCGCCCAGCAGATGCAACAGCAGCTCCAACAACAGCAGATGCAGCAGATGCAGCAGATGCAGGACGACGACGAGTAA